CGGTGCCCGGCTGGACCACCCATTCCTTGAGAAGCTGGCGCGCGACGCACGCGGCATCGAGTACATGGAGGGCACCGAGAACATCCAGCGCATGAGCGTGTTCAAGGACCTCTCCCGAGGCGGCCATGGCTGACGAACCGACAAGCCCCCTGGCAAGGAACACCGAAGGCCCCCCTATGGACCGGCTCGTGGACACGTCCGCCCCCCGGCCCCCCGCCAAAGCGGAATCGGCCCGGCAGTCGCTGCAGATCGGCCGCCTCGCCGTCCCCATGATCTTGGGGGAGATCGTCGGCTACCTGACCATGCTGACCCTGGTGGCGATGATCGGACACATGGGCGGCAACGCGCTGTACGTGCGCTCACTCTTCCTGCCCCTCGGCATGGTGTTCAGTGCCATCAACGCCGCCCTCGCAGTCAGTACCCAGGTCGCTTGCGCGATGAGCAAGGGCAGGGACGCCCCCGAGGAAGCCTTCCCGCTCACCGTGAGCATGGCGAAGGTTTGGATGGTGGTCGGAACCTCACTGACCCTGCTGCTCTCCCTCGGCGCACCCGCTTTCGCCTCGTTCTTCCACGTGCCGGACTCCGCACAACACGAGTTCATCTGGTTCCTGAGGTGGATGTCCGTGGTCAGCCTGCTGGGCTTCGGACCCGCCCTCTGCGCGTCTGCCCTGCGCGGCTTTGGATTCGCCAGGCAAGGCCTCGTACTCACGCTGGTGAGCTCTGTCGTCGAGATAGCGCTCGTGGCCTGGCTCGGCTTCGGCACCGGCCTCGGAATGAACAGCCTGCCGATCGCCGCCGCCGTCTGCGCCGTGGCCGGCACGGCCGCGGGCCTGTGGCTGCTGCGCCGTGCGGGACTGTGGTGGCGCGGGCAGCGTGCCCCATGGCAGCCCGCGACGCTCGGCCACATCAGGTCCGTCGGCCTGCCTGTGGGCGCCACTCTCGGTATCATCTCCCTCTACAGCCTGGCCCTGGTCTGGGTGCTCGGCCCCTTCGGCGAGGCGACGGTGGCAGGCTTCTCCACCGCCTCTTCGGTGCAGAGCCTGATCATCATGCCCGCGCTCGTGATCGGTTCGGCCACGGCGATCGTCATCAACCAGCAGCGGGGCGCCGGTGACCATGGGAGCGTGGCGCCGACCTACCGCAGCGGTGTCCTGCTGTCCTTCGCCGTCTTCGCAGTCATCGCCCTGGTGACCTTCTTCAGCGGGGACCTGATCGCCCAGATGATGACCGGTGACGACGAAGCGGCCGCGGCGGCCGCCCGGTACCTGGGCATTGTGAGCCTCACCTATGTGGTCGAGGGGCCCGTCCTGGTCGCCCTGACGCTGCTCGAGCACATCGGAGGCGGCGGCCGCGCCGTGGTCCTGAACATCGTCTACTTCGGCGGGAACATCGCGGTCGGCCGCTGGGCGGTCGCCGCGGCCGACAGCCCCGACGGCCTCTACTGGACCGTGGCCGTCTCCAATCTGGTCAGCGCGGTGGCCCTCGTCGCGGCGGCCATCTATGTACGCAAGCTCGTCGCCGAGGCCAAGAGATCCGAGGCGGGGGCATGCTAGAGATCCGAGGCGAACGCATGCCGGAGAATCACGGGCGCACGCCGAGGTCGGACAGGGTCGGCGTTTGGCAGATCGACCTCGACGACGTCATGCAGCGGTCCGCCGCCCCGATCCGCGCGGCCCTCAGCCCCGAGGAGCGGCTCCGCTCCGCCCTCATGCCGGACCCCGTGTTGCGCAGCCGGTTCGAGGCCGCGCGCGGTGCGGCCCGCCACATTCTCGGCCAGTGCCTGGGCAGGCCGCCCGCACGGCTCACCTGGCACACCGGGCGCTGGGGCAAGCCGCGGATCGCAGGTCACGAGGACACCATGCGTTTCAATCTGTCCCACTCCGGCGGGCACGCCCTACTGGCTGTGACCGGACCGCGGGACATCGGGGTGGACCTGGAGCGCTCACAGCCCAGTCGGGACGTCGTCGCGCTGAGCCACCGCTACTTCCCGGCCG
The genomic region above belongs to Streptomyces marianii and contains:
- a CDS encoding MATE family efflux transporter — protein: MDTSAPRPPAKAESARQSLQIGRLAVPMILGEIVGYLTMLTLVAMIGHMGGNALYVRSLFLPLGMVFSAINAALAVSTQVACAMSKGRDAPEEAFPLTVSMAKVWMVVGTSLTLLLSLGAPAFASFFHVPDSAQHEFIWFLRWMSVVSLLGFGPALCASALRGFGFARQGLVLTLVSSVVEIALVAWLGFGTGLGMNSLPIAAAVCAVAGTAAGLWLLRRAGLWWRGQRAPWQPATLGHIRSVGLPVGATLGIISLYSLALVWVLGPFGEATVAGFSTASSVQSLIIMPALVIGSATAIVINQQRGAGDHGSVAPTYRSGVLLSFAVFAVIALVTFFSGDLIAQMMTGDDEAAAAAARYLGIVSLTYVVEGPVLVALTLLEHIGGGGRAVVLNIVYFGGNIAVGRWAVAAADSPDGLYWTVAVSNLVSAVALVAAAIYVRKLVAEAKRSEAGAC
- a CDS encoding 4'-phosphopantetheinyl transferase family protein — translated: MPENHGRTPRSDRVGVWQIDLDDVMQRSAAPIRAALSPEERLRSALMPDPVLRSRFEAARGAARHILGQCLGRPPARLTWHTGRWGKPRIAGHEDTMRFNLSHSGGHALLAVTGPRDIGVDLERSQPSRDVVALSHRYFPAEESALVAETAEDRRPGVFLTLWTRKEACTKAAGTSMLGHGLRLVVTAAPVAEGAVLAHDPTQRLPGRWLVHDISAPAGHGAAVALEGDAPAHLTIRQWEPQ